A window of Adhaeribacter arboris genomic DNA:
TCGGAAATATTCCTGGCAAACCATTATTAGTTTGTATGCCATTGGCTTAGCTATAGTTTACCTGGCCCAGTTACTAGGAAGCAAATCTTTTATGCCAAATCCGGAATTTATGCTGGAGTATACTTTTTTTGGGCGTTGTTTTGAATTTTATTGCGGGTACTGGCTGGCTAAATATTATAAAAACCAACGCTTGAATGGAGTACCTGCTTTTAAATATTTTACTTTATCGGGGTTGATTTTATTAGGTGTTTGTTTAATTTTAATAACGTTTGCGGCGGGCAAGCATTTTCTACTTTTTAATAGCTTACCCGTTTCCATACTCCTGAATAACTTCTTACTCCCCCCGGCCATTGTAGTGTTTTTTTACGGCTTACTTACCGAAAGCACTTTCATTAACCAGGTATTGGGCAGCCGGCTTTTTCAAATTCTAGGCCGCCAATCTTACGCCTTCGCGCTGCTGCACGCCGGGTTATTTTACGAATTTTTGTACTTTCATGTAAGCCCGAACAAGTTTGTTATTTTTCTGTTGCTCAACTTACTGGCAGCGGGTATGTATTACTTCGTAGAAGCTCCGATTTACCATTCGGTAAAACAAAAAATGCGGCTTACATTAATGAACAAGTAGTTGATTTTGTAAAATATCAAAGTATTAAGTCCGAACCATCAGAAATCTTAAGTTGTATTTTTGAGGTCTGTGGACTATGGAACTCCAACTCTGGCTTATTTATCGCGTTCAATTGTGAACCGGATCAGCTGTTCGAGCGAAGTACGGGAAGGCGAAGGTTCGAAGGTGTGCAGAATTTCCAAGGCTTCGTTGGCAAACCGGTGCATGAGTGCAATAGCGTATTCCAGCCCTCCGGAATTTTTTACAAAATCAATTACCTTGGCTACTACCTGGTTTTTGCCGTTGTTATTTTTAACGTTATAAATCATTTGCCGCTTCGTAAGCCAGCTTGCCTGCTGCAACGCATAAATGAGGGGCAGGGTCATTTTTTTTTCTTTAATATCAATCCCTACTGGTTTACCAATTTCAGCGGTACCATAATCAAATAAATCATCTTTAATCTGAAAGGCAATACCCACTTTTTCGCCGAATAAACGGGCTTTCTCAATGTGAGCCAAATCGGCACCGGCCGAGGCCGCTCCTACTGCGCAGCAGGATGCAATAAGAGAAGCCGTTTTTTGCCGGATAATATCAAAATAAACTTCTTCGGTAATATCCAGGCGACGGGCTTTTTCAATTT
This region includes:
- a CDS encoding polyprenyl synthetase family protein; its protein translation is MNITLDEIQAPIAVEMREFETKFRQSMRSKVLLLDKIMSYIVKRKGKQMRPMFVFFSANLFAGGISDATYRGAALIELLHTATLVHDDVVDDANYRRGFFSVNALWKNKIAVLVGDYLLSKGLLLSLHNNDFDLLKIVSNAVREMSEGELLQIEKARRLDITEEVYFDIIRQKTASLIASCCAVGAASAGADLAHIEKARLFGEKVGIAFQIKDDLFDYGTAEIGKPVGIDIKEKKMTLPLIYALQQASWLTKRQMIYNVKNNNGKNQVVAKVIDFVKNSGGLEYAIALMHRFANEALEILHTFEPSPSRTSLEQLIRFTIERDK
- a CDS encoding acyltransferase family protein, whose protein sequence is MATTTAVSPVKNIYFPALTGIRAIAAYLVFSGHVDLGKSILSPDLFLAVKMAGHSSLAVFYVLSSFVITTRYSEILTFAKHSFLPFYLKRFARIYPAFFILTLIILCWQKDFNGWHWFLNLTFLKGYFIQEKFTGIGQAWSISVEEFFYLLAPLLFIGFRKYSWQTIISLYAIGLAIVYLAQLLGSKSFMPNPEFMLEYTFFGRCFEFYCGYWLAKYYKNQRLNGVPAFKYFTLSGLILLGVCLILITFAAGKHFLLFNSLPVSILLNNFLLPPAIVVFFYGLLTESTFINQVLGSRLFQILGRQSYAFALLHAGLFYEFLYFHVSPNKFVIFLLLNLLAAGMYYFVEAPIYHSVKQKMRLTLMNK